One segment of Bacteroidota bacterium DNA contains the following:
- a CDS encoding Gfo/Idh/MocA family oxidoreductase codes for MANSTSRREFLRIAAASSVATGVAPNILTSKTHLLSRAHQQKQYAANDMIRLATIGFGGMGHGDTRTALQVGGVEFVAAADCYDGRLKHAKEVYGDQLFTTRDYREILARPDIDAVIIATPDHWHSRITIEALKAGKAVYCEKPMVQKIEEGAGILQAEKETGNLLIVGSQRVSSLLYEKARDLYRSGAIGELNMVEAVLNRNSALGAWQYTIPPDASPETCDWDTFVGHAQQRPFDATRFFRWRNYQDYGTGIPGDLFVHLFSGIHLVLDSNGPERVMSTGGLRYWVDGRDVPDIMLGMYDYPKTDTHPAFNMSLQVNFADGAGGGTQFRFIGSEGVITINSNNVMLTKLAPRSEPGYSVGTFEESIQKQAIEKYRQQYPEPVRPSLRGYTEEVYRAPGGYNDRYDHFNNFFTAMREKGTVVEDGAFGLRAAAPALLTNMSYESRQIVMWDPDAMELKTRI; via the coding sequence ATGGCTAACTCAACTTCACGCCGGGAATTCCTGCGCATCGCAGCAGCCTCTTCCGTGGCAACTGGCGTAGCACCAAACATCCTGACCTCAAAAACACACCTGCTCTCTCGTGCGCACCAACAGAAGCAATATGCGGCGAACGACATGATTCGCCTTGCAACCATTGGCTTCGGTGGTATGGGGCATGGAGATACACGCACAGCGCTCCAGGTAGGCGGTGTTGAGTTTGTCGCAGCGGCCGATTGTTATGATGGCCGACTCAAACACGCCAAAGAGGTTTATGGAGACCAGCTGTTTACAACGCGTGACTACCGCGAAATTCTTGCACGACCCGATATCGATGCGGTAATCATCGCAACTCCGGACCACTGGCATTCGCGGATCACCATCGAAGCACTAAAAGCTGGAAAAGCAGTGTACTGCGAAAAGCCGATGGTGCAAAAGATTGAGGAAGGAGCCGGCATTCTACAGGCAGAAAAAGAAACGGGTAACCTGCTCATCGTTGGTAGTCAACGCGTAAGCTCACTGCTCTATGAAAAAGCGCGCGACCTTTACCGTTCCGGCGCCATTGGTGAATTGAATATGGTTGAAGCGGTACTCAATCGTAACTCGGCACTCGGTGCATGGCAATACACCATCCCGCCAGATGCTTCACCTGAGACCTGCGACTGGGACACCTTCGTCGGTCACGCCCAGCAACGTCCCTTTGATGCAACCCGTTTTTTCCGGTGGCGCAATTACCAGGATTACGGTACCGGCATACCGGGTGACCTGTTTGTTCACTTGTTCTCAGGCATTCACCTGGTGCTCGACTCCAATGGCCCCGAGCGTGTTATGTCTACGGGCGGACTGCGCTATTGGGTAGACGGACGGGATGTCCCAGACATTATGCTGGGCATGTATGATTATCCAAAAACAGACACGCACCCTGCGTTCAACATGTCGCTGCAGGTAAACTTTGCAGATGGAGCTGGCGGGGGTACACAATTCCGATTTATTGGTAGTGAAGGTGTTATTACCATTAACTCGAACAACGTGATGCTGACAAAGCTCGCCCCACGTAGCGAACCCGGTTATTCGGTTGGTACCTTCGAGGAGTCCATCCAGAAACAGGCCATCGAAAAATACCGGCAGCAGTATCCAGAGCCAGTTCGTCCTTCGTTGCGCGGGTATACAGAAGAAGTGTACCGTGCGCCCGGTGGCTACAACGACCGGTATGATCACTTCAACAACTTCTTTACGGCAATGCGAGAAAAAGGGACCGTTGTTGAAGATGGTGCTTTCGGCTTGCGTGCTGCAGCGCCGGCACTCCTCACGAACATGAGCTACGAATCGCGGCAAATAGTTATGTGGGACCCGGACGCCATGGAGCTCAAAACCCGGATCTAA
- a CDS encoding Gfo/Idh/MocA family oxidoreductase: MHSKAGRATNEKNAAIQGETRRTFVKKMAAGSAAFAAGVPVAAAPLQTAKSYSRIAGANNRVQVGFLGTGRMSRNHLRNLLSDHPGRADVVAFCDVYQKNLDFAKQQVPDAATFHKHEDLLALPGVDAVVVGSPDHWHALHAIHACEAGKDVYVEKPISISVGEGRKMVAATKAHNRIVQVGTQQRSNEVFIAAKDLIQGGKIGDVTFVRTWNYGNNYPNGIGNPADAAPFEGLDWDRWLGPAPLVPFNENRFGAIQDEAYTYKRFSSFRWFWDYAGGMMTDWGVHLLDIVLWVMRQQYPNTVTASGGKYLLEDNRETPDTLQATFQFDKFTCTYENRTTNGRRLEDMGYGIAFHGSKGTLVVNRSELFVYPEGDGRPTRRQNRTGGSHSRHIGNFLECVVSRATPTCDIETGHRSTSIAILGNLAYRTGQQVNWDGEQERISGNDVADRMLQPAYREPWSI; encoded by the coding sequence ATGCATTCCAAGGCAGGCAGAGCGACCAACGAGAAAAATGCTGCAATACAAGGTGAAACCCGGCGCACTTTTGTAAAAAAAATGGCGGCTGGCTCCGCAGCCTTTGCGGCTGGCGTGCCAGTTGCCGCTGCACCGCTGCAAACGGCAAAAAGCTACAGCAGAATTGCTGGTGCCAACAACCGTGTACAGGTGGGTTTTCTCGGTACAGGGCGCATGTCTCGTAACCACCTGCGTAACTTACTAAGCGACCATCCCGGCCGTGCTGATGTGGTTGCGTTTTGCGATGTATATCAAAAGAACCTGGATTTTGCCAAACAACAGGTACCGGACGCAGCTACGTTTCATAAACATGAAGACTTGCTGGCCCTTCCCGGTGTCGACGCCGTTGTTGTAGGCTCACCAGATCATTGGCACGCGCTCCATGCCATCCATGCCTGCGAAGCGGGGAAAGACGTGTATGTGGAAAAGCCAATTTCGATTAGCGTTGGAGAAGGTCGAAAAATGGTAGCGGCTACCAAAGCGCACAACCGTATTGTGCAGGTCGGCACCCAACAGCGATCAAATGAAGTGTTCATTGCCGCAAAAGATCTGATCCAGGGAGGCAAAATTGGCGATGTGACATTTGTTCGCACCTGGAATTATGGCAACAATTATCCCAATGGCATTGGCAACCCTGCAGATGCTGCACCTTTTGAAGGCCTAGACTGGGATCGCTGGTTGGGCCCCGCGCCGCTTGTGCCGTTTAATGAAAACCGTTTTGGCGCTATCCAGGACGAAGCATACACCTACAAACGGTTTTCTTCTTTCCGATGGTTTTGGGATTACGCCGGCGGCATGATGACCGACTGGGGCGTCCATTTACTCGACATCGTGTTGTGGGTAATGCGGCAGCAATACCCCAACACGGTAACAGCTTCCGGAGGCAAATACCTGCTTGAAGACAACCGGGAAACACCAGACACACTGCAGGCCACCTTTCAGTTCGACAAATTCACCTGTACCTACGAAAACAGAACAACCAACGGACGTCGACTGGAAGACATGGGTTATGGCATTGCCTTTCATGGCAGCAAAGGCACCCTGGTAGTAAACCGAAGCGAATTGTTTGTCTACCCGGAAGGTGACGGCAGGCCAACACGCAGACAAAACAGAACAGGCGGCTCCCACAGCCGGCATATCGGCAACTTCCTTGAGTGCGTTGTTTCCCGTGCCACGCCAACTTGCGACATAGAAACAGGCCACCGTTCAACAAGTATCGCAATCCTCGGCAACCTGGCCTATCGTACCGGACAACAGGTCAATTGGGATGGCGAACAAGAACGCATCTCTGGTAATGATGTAGCAGATCGCATGCTGCAGCCTGCTTACAGAGAACCCTGGTCAATTTAA
- a CDS encoding sugar phosphate isomerase/epimerase has protein sequence MEARNSNRRQFLKTGFVATAALGVGVQAPAIIPAPQSVSGAQKSAIKLGVASYSLRKFNRKEAIEMSLALDAKYINIKSVHLRHKDSPAALKAGRKEIEAAGLTIVGGGTITMHKDTDKDVRANFEYARLCGMPLMVVAPKPEVLPRIEKFVKEYDIMVAVHNHGPEDKYFPAPRDVLAIIKDMDPRVGCCVDVGHTARTGVDVVEAIADAGDRVLDMHMKDLSDMMDRDSQVAIGAGKMPVAAIFKQLAAMNYQGYVNLEYEIFADDPLPGMQQSFAYMRGVRDGLGL, from the coding sequence ATGGAAGCGCGTAACTCAAACCGTCGGCAATTTCTGAAAACTGGATTTGTAGCAACTGCTGCGCTGGGTGTCGGTGTGCAAGCGCCGGCAATAATACCAGCACCTCAATCCGTTAGCGGTGCACAAAAAAGTGCCATCAAACTTGGCGTAGCCAGCTATTCCTTGCGCAAATTCAATCGCAAAGAAGCCATTGAAATGAGCCTTGCACTGGACGCGAAGTACATCAACATCAAATCCGTTCACCTGCGTCATAAAGATTCTCCGGCAGCGCTGAAGGCCGGCAGAAAAGAAATTGAAGCAGCTGGGCTGACCATCGTTGGTGGAGGCACCATTACCATGCACAAAGATACAGATAAAGACGTGCGGGCAAATTTTGAATACGCCCGCCTGTGTGGGATGCCCCTGATGGTGGTTGCGCCCAAGCCCGAAGTGTTGCCCCGTATCGAAAAGTTTGTCAAGGAATATGACATCATGGTCGCCGTGCACAACCATGGCCCCGAAGATAAATACTTCCCGGCCCCTCGCGATGTGCTTGCTATCATAAAGGACATGGACCCGCGCGTAGGATGTTGTGTTGATGTTGGCCACACAGCCAGGACGGGTGTAGACGTAGTTGAAGCTATCGCAGATGCGGGAGATCGGGTGCTGGATATGCACATGAAAGACCTGTCCGATATGATGGATCGCGATTCACAGGTTGCTATCGGCGCAGGTAAAATGCCCGTTGCTGCAATTTTCAAGCAGCTGGCAGCGATGAATTACCAAGGCTATGTGAACCTGGAATACGAAATTTTTGCTGATGATCCGCTCCCAGGTATGCAGCAATCTTTTGCCTATATGCGCGGCGTACGCGATGGCCTTGGCTTGTAA